CCGGCAGAGACAAAGGAGATCCCATGCTTTCCGCCAGCAGAGCAAAGCTGCCACAGGCTTCCTGAAAACCAGCAAAGCCTTTTAAAGAAGGAGTTTCAGTCCGGTCGTGAGCTGAATCCTTTTCTGAGGCAAGCACCGTTTCCTTTGCAGGCTTACGGTCTTTCCGGGCTTCAAAAAAGGCAAGGATGCGATGCAGGCGGGAAATACTGAAAGCCAGGAGGCTCAGACAGGTGAAAACAATTAGAATACCGAGAAAAGCCATTTCCCAGCCATTATGGCTGGCAATGGCATCCAGACCGTACTCAGGCATTCTTCCCTCCCCTGCTGAAATCCTCGTCCACAAAAATTTCTCCGCTGTTTTTTTGGGCCTGTCTCTGGTTCAGATAGGCCTGAATACTGCGGTGAATCCGGTCTGCAAAACGGGGATGGTCTTCCAGCATCCTGTCTCTGCCGGAGCGGTACAGGGCCATAAGGGAACCATCGGTCAGGGCCAGGGCCTTTGCCGTATAACGGCCCTGGTTCAGCATGGCATTCATGCCGATAACTTCTCCACTGCCATGCAGGGTAAAGGCACTTCCATCGGGAAAGGCCATCATGTAATCACCTGATATGGTGATATAAAGCGTTTCCGCCCTTCTTCCCCAGCGGATAATTTCCTCACCTTCCCTGACCCGGAAAATCTGCATATATGCAGCAAGGATTTCAATGGATTCAGGACTTACCCGTTTTAAAAGGGGCAGGGTTTTCAGAATACGCACCATGGTATCAGAAAGCGCAAGCACAAAAATTCTCCTTATCCGATACGGCAGAGAACCGCATCCTTGGCAACGGAATCTCCGCTTCGTACACAGAGATTCAGGATCACTCCTGAAACCGGAGCGACAAGGGCGTTTTCCATTTTCATGGCCTCCAGAATCACCACCGTTTCACCGGCCTTAACACTGTCCCCTTCCTTTTTCCTGAAGGACACAACCATGCCCGGCATGGGAGCCACAAGGGGGGTTCCCTCATCTCCGTCATTTGAGGGAGCAGGAATGGAACCAGGGGCTTTTTTCACAAAGTTTGTATTGCCTGTTTCCCTGATAGTATTTTTTTCTGTGGCGGGTGGTGTCAGGGGAAAGGCATGTCGAATCACCGGTGCTCCTCCCACTTCGTCCACATCCACCTCATAATAGGTATCATCCACAAAGACATTAAAGGTACGGATATAGGGACTTTTTTCCGGCACTTTCTCAGGTTCTGTGATTTTATGTTCCCCTGCCAGAATCCGGATCATCCGTTCCCGTATTTTCATTGCCTCTTCCAGAGTCCGGGGCAGGGTATATTCAGGAGGTGTTTCCTTGCCGTATTTCCAGCGCAGAAAACGTTTACCTGTCGCAGGGAAAAGGGCGCAGAGAAGCTCATCCTCTATATCTGCAGCCAGCCCCCGCAATTCTTCTCTCACCCTAGGCAGCTCAGGTTTCAGGGCTTCTCCGGGACGTTCCCGTAAAGGACGCACACCCCTTGGATGACCCTCAAGGGCTTTTTTTCTTAAGGCAGCATCCAGAGGGCCGGGCGGTTCACCGTAAAGACCTGCACAGAAATCCCTTACCTGAGCAGAAAGCATTCGGTAGGATTCCCCCTCCGTATCAAAAAGCACATTGTTTACGGCCTGGGTTCCCAGAATTCGGGTCACGGGCTTGACCAGGGGCGGATTACCCATATCCCTGCGCACCCTTTTCAGTTCTCTGAAAACAGCATCCAGCCGGTCTTCACCCCCTGTTTCTTCCAGCTGACGTTTCAGATCAGCCTCCATGCCTCCGGGAAAACCGTGTATCAATGCAGTGGTGTCCATGGGTGTTGTGCTGCCGCCATAGAAATGCCAGTACTTGGGAAGAATCTCCTCTTCGCTGAGCCGGTTCAGGGCGGCTATTCTTTCAAGATCAAGCCCCGTATCCCTATCTCCTCCCTTCAGGGCAGCGATGAGAGGTTCCACGGCCCCATGGCTGCTTCGCATGGCAAAGGGAGCAAGGCAGGTATCCGCGCCATCAGCACCAGCCTCCACAGCGGCAAAAAGGGAAAGGGGGCCAAAGCCTGCAGTGGCATGGGTATGGATGTGAAGGGGCAGGGAGATGGCCGCTTTAAGACCAGCCACCAGCTTTCGGGCCTCTCCGGGCATGAGAAGCCCCGCAGTATCTTTGATCAAAAGGGAGTGGGCTCCCATATTTTGAAGAACAATGGCTTTTTTCAGATAATAATCCAGGGTGTAGAGGCTTTCTTCTTCCGGATGTTCTGAAGTCCGGCTGTAACAGATACATCCCTGAAAGTGGCCACCTGCCTGCAAAACACTTTCTCCGGCAACCTGAAGATTGCGCAGATCATTCATGGGGTCAAAGAGCCTGAAAACCTGAATTCCGTTCTCATGACTCCGCTCCACAAAGGCCCGGACCACATCGTCTGCGTAGCAGCGTTCCCCTGCAAGGTGCTGCCCCCTGAGCATGCAGGCCATGGGGGTTTTTCTGAAATACCGTTTCAGGCTGCGAATGCGTTCCCAGGGGTCTTCATTCAGCTCCCTGTGCATCACGTCAAAGCCAGTCCCGCCCCAGACCTCCACGGCCCAGAAGCCCACATCATCCATCAGCGCAGCCATGCGCACCATATCGGCCGTGCGGCCCCGTCCCGCATAAAGGCACTGAAAACCATCCCGCAGGCTCACATCACAGATGGCCAGAGGTTTCTGATTCATAACCGGTTCCATGATTCTCCTTAAAAATTACAGTCAGGATTTCCGCTGCA
The sequence above is a segment of the Desulfobotulus mexicanus genome. Coding sequences within it:
- a CDS encoding OadG family protein; this encodes MPEYGLDAIASHNGWEMAFLGILIVFTCLSLLAFSISRLHRILAFFEARKDRKPAKETVLASEKDSAHDRTETPSLKGFAGFQEACGSFALLAESMGSPLSLPGLLEQAEKRGVARCHAILADLVRTGVLKPDGSGFYNWEKAAFERLVQGGEYPAKKGRRALLA
- a CDS encoding Crp/Fnr family transcriptional regulator, encoding MLALSDTMVRILKTLPLLKRVSPESIEILAAYMQIFRVREGEEIIRWGRRAETLYITISGDYMMAFPDGSAFTLHGSGEVIGMNAMLNQGRYTAKALALTDGSLMALYRSGRDRMLEDHPRFADRIHRSIQAYLNQRQAQKNSGEIFVDEDFSRGGKNA
- a CDS encoding pyruvate carboxylase subunit B → MEPVMNQKPLAICDVSLRDGFQCLYAGRGRTADMVRMAALMDDVGFWAVEVWGGTGFDVMHRELNEDPWERIRSLKRYFRKTPMACMLRGQHLAGERCYADDVVRAFVERSHENGIQVFRLFDPMNDLRNLQVAGESVLQAGGHFQGCICYSRTSEHPEEESLYTLDYYLKKAIVLQNMGAHSLLIKDTAGLLMPGEARKLVAGLKAAISLPLHIHTHATAGFGPLSLFAAVEAGADGADTCLAPFAMRSSHGAVEPLIAALKGGDRDTGLDLERIAALNRLSEEEILPKYWHFYGGSTTPMDTTALIHGFPGGMEADLKRQLEETGGEDRLDAVFRELKRVRRDMGNPPLVKPVTRILGTQAVNNVLFDTEGESYRMLSAQVRDFCAGLYGEPPGPLDAALRKKALEGHPRGVRPLRERPGEALKPELPRVREELRGLAADIEDELLCALFPATGKRFLRWKYGKETPPEYTLPRTLEEAMKIRERMIRILAGEHKITEPEKVPEKSPYIRTFNVFVDDTYYEVDVDEVGGAPVIRHAFPLTPPATEKNTIRETGNTNFVKKAPGSIPAPSNDGDEGTPLVAPMPGMVVSFRKKEGDSVKAGETVVILEAMKMENALVAPVSGVILNLCVRSGDSVAKDAVLCRIG